Proteins encoded by one window of Nitrospinota bacterium:
- the corA gene encoding magnesium/cobalt transporter CorA → MAKHGKKRAKKFGMPPGTLLHPEEPLPEASKITIIDYDEKYFHAEQTHTVETCIPFKTSPTVTWINVDTIHDVKLLERMGAVFAMHPLTMEDIQSVDQRPKMDDYDEYIYLDLKILSHPETGEINAEAISIVIGPSYVITFHEKESAALNPIRDRIRSAGGRIRKMSADYLGYCLMDTIVDNYFLVLERFDERIELLQAELLENPTTKTLSDLNKLKREIIFLRKSVWPLREVIVKLERSDSPLIKEATKLYLRDVYDHTIYIVDAIESFRDILGGMLDIYLSANSNRLNEVIKFLTIISTIFIPLTFLAGVYGMNFKHFPELDLTYGYPLFWVVNLGIAVGLLFYFKRKGWL, encoded by the coding sequence ATGGCAAAACACGGAAAAAAGCGGGCGAAGAAATTCGGGATGCCACCCGGCACGCTTCTCCATCCGGAGGAGCCGCTGCCGGAGGCGTCGAAAATCACCATAATCGATTACGACGAAAAATATTTCCACGCCGAGCAGACCCATACCGTGGAGACCTGCATCCCGTTCAAGACCTCCCCCACCGTCACATGGATAAACGTGGACACGATCCACGACGTGAAACTTCTGGAGCGCATGGGCGCCGTTTTCGCCATGCACCCGCTTACCATGGAAGATATCCAGAGTGTGGACCAGCGTCCGAAAATGGATGATTACGATGAATATATCTACCTGGACCTGAAGATCCTTTCCCACCCGGAGACCGGGGAGATAAACGCGGAGGCGATAAGCATCGTCATCGGCCCCTCATATGTAATCACTTTTCATGAAAAAGAGAGCGCCGCGCTAAATCCCATCAGGGACAGGATACGGTCCGCCGGCGGAAGGATAAGGAAAATGTCCGCGGACTATCTGGGCTATTGCCTGATGGACACCATCGTGGACAACTATTTTCTGGTGCTCGAAAGGTTTGACGAACGGATCGAACTGCTTCAGGCCGAGCTTCTGGAAAACCCCACCACAAAAACGCTTTCGGATCTTAACAAGCTCAAAAGAGAAATCATATTCCTGCGAAAGTCCGTTTGGCCGCTCCGGGAAGTTATCGTCAAGCTTGAAAGGAGCGACTCGCCCCTGATAAAAGAAGCCACAAAGCTGTATCTGCGGGACGTGTACGACCATACTATTTACATAGTGGACGCCATCGAGTCGTTCCGGGACATACTGGGCGGGATGCTGGACATATACCTTTCCGCCAACTCCAACAGGCTAAACGAGGTCATCAAGTTCCTCACGATAATATCCACCATATTCATCCCCCTCACCTTCCTGGCCGGCGTGTACGGGATGAACTTCAAGCATTTTCCCGAGCTTGACTTGACCTATGGCTATCCCCTTTTCTGGGTGGTGAACCTGGGCATCGCTGTGGGACTGCTTTTCTATTTCAAGCGCAAAGGGTGGCTGTAA
- a CDS encoding peroxiredoxin — MSLVTQPAPEFKETAVLPDKSFKEISLADFKGKWLVLFFYPLDYTFVCPTEITAFSEAIGEFTKLGAEVLGCSVDSKFSHLAWRETPRNKGGLGDLAYPLLADLNKNVGKAYGVLLPAGMTLRGLFIIDPDGKVAYEVVHDLGIGRNVDEVLRVLAAIQTVKKTGEVCPVNWKPGADTMKGDPKGSQSYFAKHGK, encoded by the coding sequence ATGTCATTAGTCACACAGCCAGCCCCGGAATTCAAGGAGACTGCCGTATTGCCGGACAAGTCTTTCAAGGAAATATCCCTTGCGGACTTTAAGGGCAAATGGCTTGTCCTGTTTTTCTATCCGCTGGACTACACCTTCGTCTGCCCGACGGAAATAACCGCCTTCTCGGAAGCGATAGGCGAATTCACCAAACTCGGCGCCGAAGTGCTGGGCTGCTCTGTGGACAGCAAGTTCTCCCATCTTGCCTGGCGCGAGACCCCGCGCAACAAAGGTGGCCTTGGCGATCTTGCGTATCCGCTTCTGGCCGACCTGAACAAAAACGTCGGCAAGGCCTATGGAGTGCTTCTCCCCGCCGGCATGACGCTGCGCGGCCTGTTCATTATAGATCCGGACGGCAAGGTGGCCTATGAAGTGGTCCACGATCTTGGCATCGGCCGCAACGTGGATGAAGTGCTGCGCGTGCTGGCCGCGATCCAGACGGTGAAAAAGACCGGCGAGGTCTGCCCCGTCAACTGGAAACCGGGCGCCGACACCATGAAAGGCGACCCGAAAGGTTCGCAAAGCTATTTCGCCAAGCACGGCAAATAG